TACGTTAAGCAGCGGGGAGCTGGAAAGGGTCTTTAAGGAACAGCCGGAAAATACCAGAGATACGGTTAAACTAACTCCCGGCAGCATTAGAACCCCGGTAAATGAATCTGGAAATGAAGCAGAACAGGGAATGATCTATCAGCCTGCCGGGGAAGGACGGATAAAGAATGATCCCCGGTATACCTGGCGGATTCGAAGAGAGACTCCTCTGGCTGTGCTGGAAGAAAGGGGTATACCGGGGAGTAAGACAGATAAGGCTTATGGTGCCCAGGCATCCATTTCTTCCATGGGAAAAAATACGGTTTATTCTCCTGCTGATCTTGAATCGGCTGAGGGATTTGCCGGGTATATGAACCACAGGGGAAATTTATTAAGGGCCTCCGGGCTTTCAGGAGACAGTGAAGAACTTTATGGATTTCTGGCCGCGTTGATGGCAATTAAATCCCAGACTTTTGGAGCTTATTCCGGAATCAATAAAGGACTGGCCTCTGACCTTAGGGAGTCGGTTGACCGGATGATCGATTTCTATATACAGGAGGCGTTTAAACAGTCTGAGGGCGTTATGAAATGGCAGGGAGGAAGAAATACACTCTTTCAGCCAAGAGCTGCTTACAAGGTCTATTATTATATGATGAACCTCTATCAGACCACCAGGAATCTGGGTGAAACAGCAAACAAGGGGATAAGGCATGCCTATCAGCAGTTCTTAAAGAAAAAGGAATATTTGGAAAACAGGGAAAATTCCGGATCCTTTTTTACAAAGGAGAAAAATGATCCAAGGGAAGACTGGAAAGAGGGAAAGCGGATTGTAGAACGGGATTGGAAGGAATTTCTGTCCTTTATGGGAAGAGAGGATTTAGGCGGGATCCCCCTGGGAATCATGGAGCTAAGCCCCTGGGGAATGCTTGCAGAACCGGAGCATACTGCCAGAGGAAGGGGAAGTGGGACAGGCCCTGTTTTCCTGACGGGAGCTTTGGCCGTAATTCTTATCCTGGTTTTATTTTTGTTCTTTTTTTAAATCTGTTTTTATAAATGCAAATTTCTTCTTTACAGAAGCACTTTAGTGTGCTACCATGGTAACACATGAAAAACAAGAGGAGGATGCAATTATGAAAAAAGAGATTTTAATAGCGGCAGTGCTGGGAGCGGCAGTCCTGCTTGGCGGTTGTTCCGGGCAAAAGAGTGAAGTTACGGCTTCTACGGCTTCTGATACCGCTGCATCAACAGCAAAAGAGACTGGAAAAGAAACAGAATCGGCTGCCAATACATTTACCGTTGGATTTGATCAGGATTTCCCTCCCATGGGCTTTGTTGGAGACAACGGAGAATATACCGGCTTTGATTTAGAACTGGCTCAGGAGGTGGCAAACCGCCTTGGCAGGAAATTTGTTCCCCAGCCCATTGCCTGGGATGCCAAGGACATGGAACTGGAATCTGGAAATATTGACTGCATCTGGAATGGCTTTACCATGACAGGGCGTGAGGGCGGCTATACCTGGACAAAGCCCTATATGGAAAACAGCCAGGTGTTCGTGGTGGGAAAGGATTCCGGCATCAAAACGCTAGCTGACTTATCAGGAAAGATCGTAGAGGTTCAGGCGGATTCCTCCGCAGAAAAGGCATTGCAGGCGGATGAAAAGCTCTCCGGGACCTTTGGAACCATTCAGACAACGCCGGATTACAACACTGCGTTTATGGATCTTGAAATGGGAGCGGTGGATGCCATTGCAATGGATGTAATTGTGGCGGGGTATCAGATCGAACAGAGGAAAGCGGATTTTATTATACTGGAGGAAGCCCTTGCTGCTGAAGAATACGGCGTAGGCTTTAAGAAAGGCAATGACACCTTAAGGGATCAGGTTCAGGAACAGTTAGAGGCCATGGCAGCTGACGGGACTCTTGAAAAGATCTCGGAGAAATGGTTCGGCAAGGATGTAACCAAGGTTAATTAATAAAGGTAAAATGGGTTCCGGTCCCGCATTTATGGGCCGGACCTCATTTTGAAAACATGGAGGAGAAATCATGGCTTTAACGAAGATAATTTCACAATTGGCAGGGGGAATGTGGGTCAGCATCCAGATATTTGTGGTGACGCTGGTCTTTTCTCTGCCCCTGGGACTTTTAATATCCTTTGGAAGGATGTCAAAAAATCCTGTCATACAGGCCATTGTTAAATTCTATATTTCTGTCATGAGGGGAACTCCGTTGATGCTGCAGCTGATGGTGGTGTATTTCGGTCCTTACTATTTGTTTGGTATAAAGGTGGGGAATGGATACCGCCTCTGGGCCGCATTCATCGGCTTTGTCATCAACTATGCAGCGTATTTTGCGGAAATATACAGGAGCGGGATCCAGTCCATGCCGGTGGGACAGTATGAAGCAGCAAAGCTTTTAGGCTATACAAAGCCCCAGACCTTTTTCCGCATCATATTTCCCCAGGTGGTGAAACGAATTCTGCCGTCTGTGACCAATGAAGTCATTACCCTGGTCAAAGATACCTCTCTTGCTTTTACCATCAGCGTTTTAGAGATGTTCGCGGTTGCCAAGGCCCTGGCCTCTTCCCAGACCAGCCTGATTCCTTTTGTGGCGGCAGGCCTGTTTTATTACATTTTTAACCTTATTGTGGCAGTAGGGATGGAATACTTAGAAAAGCGGATGAACTATTATCAATAGGAGGAAGAAAAGATGTACTTACTGGAAATGAACCATGTGAAAAAAGCGTTTGATGGCCAGGGCGTGCTTCGGGATATTTCCCTGTCGGTAGAGGAAGGCGAGATCGTATCCATCATCGGTCCATCCGGTTCGGGAAAATCCACCCTGCTCCGGTGCGCTACCATGCTGGAACAGATGGATGGAGGAGAACTAAACTATCTGGGAGAAAAGGCCGCATGGAACGGGCCCGATGGAAGGGCTGTCTATGCAAAAGGGGAAAAGCGTAAGGAAATACAGAAAAATTACGGCCTGGTGTTCCAGAACTTTCATTTATTTCCCCATATGACGGTTTTAAAAAACATTACCGATGCACCGATCCATGTGCAGAAACGGGATAAGGAAGAAGTTTTTTCCGAGGCAATGGAGCTTCTTAAGAAGATGGGACTGGAAGATAAGGCAGAAGCATATCCCTGTCAGCTTTCCGGAGGACAGTGCCAGCGGGTAGCCATCGCTAGAGCTCTGGCCTTAAACCCCAGGATCCTGTTTTTTGATGAGCCGACTTCCGCTCTGGACCCGGAGCTTACGGGAGAGGTACTAAAGGTCATTAAGTCTCTTGCTGATATGCACATTACCATGGTCATTGTGACTCATGAGATGGCTTTTGCCAGGGATATCTCAGACAGGATCATCTTTATGGCTGACGGAGTGATCGTAGAGGAGGGAACGCCGGAAGAAGTATTTTCCTCAGGCAATGTACGGACCCAGAGCTTTCTGGGGAGGTATGGGGAAGGGTGAGAATAGAGAATTTATTTAGTTAATTTAAGCTGGAGGCAATGATATTCAGGTAAAAAAAACCCGCCATATTAGGCGGGCAGCTTTAATAATCTAAATTATCGTAGTTCTTTTAATGTATTTAAAATTTCTTGAACCTTTGCCTGGGTTTCAGGTATGTACAAGGCACAAACAACAAACGTTTTATAGCCTCGGGTACAATTGTAAAAATCAAGGTTGATATTATCCTCGTAAAGATATCGGGTCTTAGTAACCGCAAATTCACCCACTTGAGTGTCAGATTTGTCAATGTAAGATAATTTTCCTTTTATGCCACTGACAAAGCCCGCTTCAAAAACAGTTGCACATATCGAAGGATCAAGATATTCAGGTATTATTTCGTTGTAAAATGAGATTAATATATTTTGTGAGGATATCTCAAAAGTTTCTGAATTTCCGTTAAAAGCAGTTGTGGCTGCATCGGATGGAATCTGGAGAGAGTATCCGATCTCCGTATTATTGTAGGTACTGTAAGTGATCGTAGTGGAAGCGTTTGGATCTACCAACTTTCCGGAAGCATCAAACGTATAAACTACACCATCAATGTTCTGCGAAGTATTTGCCAGCATTACGCCATTCCCATCTAAATAGTACCAGTTCCCTTGATCCTCAATCCATTGGCTTGCTGCAATTATTATACCTTAGAGTTAAGGGGATTGCAATAATTGGAATTAAGATGTCCAACAATCTGATGCCGCTCACACCGGGTCAGGCTGGGTACTTCCCTTTTACATATCAAATCATATCATTTCCTGACTGCATTTTGACTGCATAACGCCTGGTTTTGGCCGTTTTTAACCGGCAGCAGCTGATGAGGCCTAAGTCTCTAACCCCTTAACTATAAGCAAAAAATACCATTTTTAGGAAATTTATAAAATTTATTAAGAAAAAAGATAAAGATTTTTCACAATCGGATGGTATACTTAATGTGAAATCATAGGTGATTTAGGAAAGAAAGAAGAGGATGCTTATGAAAAAAATATGTATTATGGCATTGGCTGTTTGTGCGGCAGTTTTATTTACGGCCTGTGGAAAATCAGCAAAGAATACGGAAAGCGTGGCA
The nucleotide sequence above comes from Lacrimispora sp. BS-2. Encoded proteins:
- a CDS encoding transporter substrate-binding domain-containing protein produces the protein MKKEILIAAVLGAAVLLGGCSGQKSEVTASTASDTAASTAKETGKETESAANTFTVGFDQDFPPMGFVGDNGEYTGFDLELAQEVANRLGRKFVPQPIAWDAKDMELESGNIDCIWNGFTMTGREGGYTWTKPYMENSQVFVVGKDSGIKTLADLSGKIVEVQADSSAEKALQADEKLSGTFGTIQTTPDYNTAFMDLEMGAVDAIAMDVIVAGYQIEQRKADFIILEEALAAEEYGVGFKKGNDTLRDQVQEQLEAMAADGTLEKISEKWFGKDVTKVN
- a CDS encoding amino acid ABC transporter permease; its protein translation is MALTKIISQLAGGMWVSIQIFVVTLVFSLPLGLLISFGRMSKNPVIQAIVKFYISVMRGTPLMLQLMVVYFGPYYLFGIKVGNGYRLWAAFIGFVINYAAYFAEIYRSGIQSMPVGQYEAAKLLGYTKPQTFFRIIFPQVVKRILPSVTNEVITLVKDTSLAFTISVLEMFAVAKALASSQTSLIPFVAAGLFYYIFNLIVAVGMEYLEKRMNYYQ
- a CDS encoding amino acid ABC transporter ATP-binding protein, with amino-acid sequence MYLLEMNHVKKAFDGQGVLRDISLSVEEGEIVSIIGPSGSGKSTLLRCATMLEQMDGGELNYLGEKAAWNGPDGRAVYAKGEKRKEIQKNYGLVFQNFHLFPHMTVLKNITDAPIHVQKRDKEEVFSEAMELLKKMGLEDKAEAYPCQLSGGQCQRVAIARALALNPRILFFDEPTSALDPELTGEVLKVIKSLADMHITMVIVTHEMAFARDISDRIIFMADGVIVEEGTPEEVFSSGNVRTQSFLGRYGEG